The Kosakonia sacchari SP1 genome includes a window with the following:
- a CDS encoding methyl-accepting chemotaxis protein: MENTTTISKPKGISIRNKIMLSFGILLLLLLFIAGNAIYRLDEAKNKISKIVTEDYPTTALGNNLIRDVNGSTTLFLNAIIEKDAAKKAQLITDLAAKSEKISELYKQLNQQADDEASQALLEKITAARSLYIQSRSKVMGNIQTDPDAAITEYSTHTRAYESQYVEKINSFISLQRDEMQTSYSDFLHDYNLSRMVMILITLVCFIFGIIMAIIISRAIVGPIQHAVDAAIRIAKGDLGTEIKVTSKDETGLLTGAIGHMQEELKKIVLEIRSGAENIATGASQIMAGTRDLSARTEEQASSIEQTAASMEQISSTVKNTGDNTANASQLSARASDAAKDNGKLMTSLTQEIHNISSSADKMSDIINLIDSIAFQTNILALNAAVEAARAGEHGKGFAVVAQEVRNLAQKTANSSKDIRALIENSTQQSVRGLEMVRQVNGKMDEMVENVDNVSSILKEIEQASLEQSDGVQQINIAIGQIDTTTQQNAALVEESVAASEMLNEQARVMKDLVSVFRVPAGA, translated from the coding sequence ATGGAAAATACAACAACGATCAGTAAGCCAAAGGGTATAAGTATCAGAAATAAGATAATGCTATCTTTCGGGATATTATTATTGTTATTACTTTTTATTGCCGGAAATGCGATTTACCGGCTTGATGAAGCGAAAAATAAAATATCCAAGATCGTCACCGAAGATTATCCCACCACCGCGCTGGGTAATAATTTAATCCGCGATGTTAATGGCTCAACAACGCTATTTCTTAATGCGATCATTGAAAAAGATGCCGCCAAAAAAGCGCAGTTGATTACAGATCTTGCCGCAAAGTCTGAAAAAATAAGCGAACTCTATAAGCAACTGAATCAGCAAGCCGATGATGAGGCTTCTCAGGCGCTGTTAGAGAAAATTACCGCCGCGCGCAGCCTCTATATTCAGTCGCGTAGCAAAGTTATGGGTAATATACAAACCGACCCTGATGCAGCCATCACCGAATATTCAACCCATACGCGTGCTTACGAAAGCCAGTATGTAGAGAAGATCAATAGCTTTATCAGCCTGCAGCGGGATGAAATGCAAACGTCATATAGTGATTTTTTGCATGATTACAACCTGAGCCGAATGGTGATGATCCTCATTACCCTCGTCTGTTTTATATTCGGCATTATCATGGCAATCATTATTTCACGTGCCATTGTTGGTCCTATTCAACATGCCGTTGATGCGGCTATTCGAATTGCGAAAGGTGATTTGGGCACCGAGATCAAAGTCACCTCTAAAGACGAAACGGGGCTACTGACCGGCGCAATCGGCCATATGCAGGAGGAGCTGAAAAAAATTGTTCTGGAGATCCGCAGCGGCGCGGAAAATATCGCCACTGGCGCATCGCAGATCATGGCCGGCACGCGCGATTTGTCTGCCCGTACGGAAGAACAAGCGAGTTCCATTGAGCAAACTGCCGCCTCCATGGAGCAAATCTCATCAACGGTTAAGAATACGGGTGATAATACGGCAAATGCGTCACAGCTTTCTGCAAGAGCCAGTGATGCGGCGAAAGATAACGGCAAATTGATGACCTCGCTGACTCAGGAAATCCACAACATCAGCAGCTCGGCGGACAAAATGTCTGACATCATTAATTTGATTGATTCTATCGCCTTCCAGACCAATATCCTGGCACTTAACGCCGCAGTTGAAGCTGCGCGCGCAGGTGAACACGGCAAAGGGTTTGCCGTGGTGGCGCAGGAAGTTCGCAATCTGGCGCAGAAAACGGCGAACTCGTCGAAAGATATTCGTGCGCTGATTGAAAACTCGACGCAGCAGAGCGTGCGCGGCCTGGAAATGGTGCGTCAGGTGAACGGTAAAATGGACGAAATGGTCGAGAACGTGGATAACGTCTCCAGCATTCTGAAAGAGATCGAACAAGCGAGCCTCGAACAGAGTGATGGCGTACAGCAAATCAATATTGCGATCGGTCAGATTGATACCACGACCCAGCAAAACGCGGCGCTGGTCGAAGAGTCGGTTGCCGCGTCTGAAATGCTCAACGAACAAGCCAGAGTGATGAAAGATCTGGTGAGTGTTTTCAGGGTTCCGGCGGGTGCTTGA
- a CDS encoding MaoC family dehydratase, with protein sequence MVNTIHNLHIGQCAEFKKTLTDNDVADFALASGDTNPVHLDESAGRESIFGQRVVHGILVSGLISAVIANKLPGNGSIYLGQDLKFIKPTFIGDTITATAEVIAINCEKNRVRLKTTCTNQHGDKVIVGEAVVLPPLEKALAEEVN encoded by the coding sequence ATGGTTAATACAATCCACAATTTGCATATTGGTCAGTGTGCAGAGTTTAAAAAAACATTGACGGATAATGACGTCGCAGATTTTGCATTGGCATCTGGCGATACCAATCCTGTTCATCTGGATGAGAGTGCAGGGCGGGAAAGTATATTCGGGCAACGCGTGGTGCATGGTATTTTGGTGAGTGGGCTTATCTCTGCGGTCATTGCCAATAAATTACCCGGTAACGGTTCTATTTATCTCGGACAAGACCTCAAGTTTATTAAGCCAACATTTATTGGCGATACGATTACGGCGACGGCGGAAGTTATCGCGATTAATTGTGAAAAAAACCGGGTGCGGCTCAAAACCACGTGCACCAATCAGCATGGGGATAAGGTTATTGTCGGTGAAGCCGTCGTTTTGCCGCCGCTGGAAAAAGCGCTGGCTGAGGAGGTGAACTGA
- a CDS encoding acetyl-CoA C-acetyltransferase codes for MKDTDIVVLDCARTAIGVLNGSLAEISAPQLGAAVIKALLEKTRIAVKEIDEVIIGQVLAAGSGQNPARQTLIQAGIPTDVPALTINKVCGSGLKALQLAWQALKCGDAELIIAGGQESMSQAPHVLPHSRSGMKMGNWPMLDSMVKDGLWDAFHDYHMGITAENVAEKYAITREEQDAFALASQQKAAIALETHRFASEIVPVGITRPRKEPVLFDTDEFPRPQTSREGLAKLRPAFKANGTVTAGNASGVNDGAAMVILATAKKARELGIAPLARIVAFGTSGVLPEIMGTGPITASRHALARSNWQVDELALIEANEAFAAQAIAVNREMGWDLSRVNVNGGAIALGHPIGASGTRIFVSLLHEMQRRKSKKGLATLCIGGGMGIAVTVEME; via the coding sequence ATGAAGGACACGGATATTGTCGTTCTTGATTGTGCAAGAACTGCTATCGGCGTACTTAATGGTTCTTTGGCAGAAATTAGCGCACCTCAATTAGGCGCTGCGGTGATTAAAGCGCTTCTGGAAAAAACGAGGATTGCGGTAAAAGAGATCGATGAAGTTATTATCGGCCAGGTCCTTGCCGCAGGCAGCGGGCAAAACCCGGCGCGCCAGACATTAATTCAGGCAGGTATTCCAACCGATGTTCCGGCGCTGACGATTAATAAAGTATGTGGTTCGGGGTTAAAAGCGCTGCAACTGGCATGGCAGGCGCTGAAATGTGGTGATGCCGAATTAATTATTGCCGGAGGGCAAGAAAGTATGAGCCAGGCACCGCATGTTTTACCCCATTCACGCAGCGGCATGAAAATGGGTAACTGGCCAATGCTGGACAGCATGGTGAAGGATGGCCTGTGGGATGCTTTTCATGATTATCACATGGGCATCACTGCCGAGAATGTGGCCGAAAAATATGCGATCACACGTGAAGAACAGGATGCTTTCGCCCTTGCGTCACAACAGAAAGCGGCGATCGCGTTAGAAACGCACCGTTTTGCCAGTGAAATTGTTCCGGTTGGCATCACCCGACCTCGTAAAGAGCCCGTCCTGTTTGATACCGATGAATTTCCCCGTCCGCAAACATCGCGTGAAGGCTTAGCCAAACTCCGGCCAGCCTTTAAAGCCAACGGCACCGTCACCGCCGGCAATGCCTCAGGCGTTAACGATGGTGCGGCAATGGTGATCCTGGCTACAGCGAAAAAAGCGCGTGAGCTGGGGATCGCACCGCTGGCCAGGATCGTGGCGTTCGGTACTTCAGGCGTCTTGCCAGAAATCATGGGAACCGGCCCAATCACGGCGTCTCGCCATGCGCTGGCCAGGTCGAACTGGCAGGTTGATGAGCTGGCTCTTATCGAAGCCAATGAAGCCTTTGCCGCTCAGGCCATCGCCGTCAACCGGGAAATGGGCTGGGATCTCTCCAGAGTGAATGTCAATGGCGGCGCGATTGCGCTCGGCCACCCTATCGGCGCATCCGGTACGCGAATTTTCGTCTCTTTGCTCCATGAAATGCAGCGTAGAAAAAGCAAAAAAGGTCTGGCAACGCTGTGCATTGGCGGTGGAATGGGCATCGCCGTCACCGTCGAAATGGAATAA
- a CDS encoding phosphate acyltransferase, translating to MLEKLSSFVELARRKKPKIIAVAAAEDSHALEAIKWIKNDGLAEAILIGCRDKITLLAENLKFDISHMEIMDIPDKAEACKEAVRVVKSGQAHILMKGLVDSAIYLRAILNKETGIAASRLVTQLAFIESPHYHKLFAITDAGITITPDQRDKATMIAQSVNVLHQVGIAVPKVALIAAVEHITPAIAATVDAAALSGITYDNCIVEGPLSIDLAFNKASCRHKGLHSQVGGDIDLAVLPDINSANVFYKTVMQLGGALSASTLTGTAKPVVFTSRSDTAKTKYFAIACAISQCKD from the coding sequence ATGCTTGAAAAATTAAGTTCGTTTGTTGAGCTTGCGCGCAGGAAAAAGCCTAAAATAATTGCCGTGGCCGCAGCAGAAGATTCTCATGCACTCGAAGCCATAAAATGGATCAAAAATGATGGGCTGGCAGAGGCCATTCTGATTGGTTGCCGGGATAAAATAACCTTGCTCGCCGAAAACCTTAAATTTGATATCAGCCATATGGAAATAATGGATATTCCAGATAAAGCTGAAGCCTGCAAAGAGGCGGTGCGAGTCGTCAAATCCGGACAAGCGCATATTTTAATGAAAGGGCTTGTCGATAGCGCCATTTATCTGCGAGCGATTTTAAATAAAGAGACTGGCATCGCGGCATCGCGGCTTGTCACGCAATTAGCCTTTATCGAAAGCCCGCATTATCACAAGCTGTTTGCGATCACCGACGCTGGCATCACTATTACACCTGACCAGCGAGATAAAGCCACCATGATTGCCCAGTCGGTTAATGTCCTGCATCAGGTTGGTATTGCAGTGCCCAAGGTCGCGCTGATTGCCGCCGTGGAGCATATTACGCCCGCAATTGCCGCTACCGTGGATGCCGCGGCGCTGAGTGGCATCACTTACGATAACTGTATTGTTGAAGGTCCGCTGTCCATCGATCTGGCGTTTAATAAAGCATCCTGCCGACATAAAGGGTTGCATTCCCAGGTTGGCGGCGATATTGACCTGGCCGTCCTTCCGGATATCAACAGCGCCAATGTCTTTTATAAAACGGTGATGCAACTTGGCGGAGCATTGAGCGCAAGCACACTGACGGGAACGGCAAAACCAGTGGTATTTACCTCGCGATCGGACACCGCTAAAACAAAATATTTTGCTATTGCTTGTGCGATTTCTCAATGCAAGGACTGA
- the fabV gene encoding enoyl-ACP reductase FabV, protein MELIIQGNVAKNCHPEGLRQGIDKQINYVESHGEIYGPRKVLVIGASSGYGLASRIAVAFGGGADTIGVSFEKSPGEKGMGSAGWYNNIFFRRRAHEKGLIAKNFIADAFSDTTRNEVIAYIKQEFGGSIDLLVYSVASGVRICPDGTRYTSTLGVRGQAFSGPGFDLETRKMVNQTLELVTEQQLADTVKVMGGEDWQRWIDMLSAAGVLAEGFKTVAYSYTGPKSTWPLYKEGALGAAKAHLHATADHLDAQLQRVNGHAYAVVCKALVTKASAFIPMFPLYITLLYKVMKQKRLHETCIEQMHRLMLNHLYPPMGNVITDDERRIRLDDFELRPDVQQAVELLRKRVTTENFKTVGDFAGYLTEFYALNGFSMPDVDYSSELDLRQLVKEYSHA, encoded by the coding sequence ATGGAGCTTATTATTCAAGGCAATGTGGCTAAAAACTGCCATCCTGAAGGTTTACGCCAGGGCATTGATAAACAAATTAACTATGTTGAATCGCATGGGGAAATCTATGGTCCGCGCAAGGTGTTGGTGATTGGTGCCTCTTCCGGATATGGGCTGGCCTCACGCATAGCGGTAGCCTTTGGTGGCGGTGCCGATACGATTGGCGTTTCATTTGAAAAAAGTCCGGGTGAAAAAGGTATGGGCAGCGCCGGATGGTATAACAATATTTTTTTTCGTCGCCGGGCGCATGAGAAAGGGCTTATCGCGAAAAATTTTATCGCGGATGCTTTTTCCGATACGACGCGCAACGAGGTGATTGCGTACATTAAGCAGGAGTTTGGCGGCAGCATTGATCTGCTTGTCTATTCGGTTGCCTCTGGCGTGCGTATTTGCCCGGATGGTACGCGTTACACCTCAACGCTTGGCGTGCGCGGGCAAGCTTTTTCCGGCCCGGGTTTTGACCTGGAAACCCGCAAGATGGTGAACCAGACGCTGGAACTGGTGACCGAACAACAACTTGCCGATACGGTAAAAGTCATGGGCGGGGAAGACTGGCAACGCTGGATTGATATGTTGTCGGCGGCTGGTGTGCTGGCCGAGGGATTCAAAACGGTGGCGTACTCTTATACTGGCCCGAAATCAACGTGGCCGCTCTATAAAGAGGGCGCGTTAGGCGCGGCGAAAGCCCATCTGCACGCAACAGCCGATCATCTTGACGCACAGCTCCAGCGCGTTAATGGTCATGCCTATGCGGTGGTGTGTAAAGCGCTGGTGACCAAAGCCAGCGCCTTTATCCCTATGTTTCCGTTATATATTACGTTGCTGTACAAGGTAATGAAGCAGAAGCGGTTGCATGAAACCTGCATTGAGCAGATGCACAGGCTGATGTTGAACCACCTTTACCCGCCAATGGGCAACGTCATCACGGATGACGAGCGGCGGATCCGCCTTGATGATTTCGAGCTGCGCCCGGATGTTCAGCAAGCTGTGGAGTTGCTAAGAAAACGGGTCACCACCGAGAACTTTAAAACCGTTGGTGACTTCGCCGGGTATCTCACCGAGTTTTATGCATTGAATGGCTTTTCAATGCCGGACGTGGATTACTCCTCTGAGCTGGATCTGCGCCAGCTGGTAAAAGAGTACAGCCACGCATAA
- the umuD gene encoding translesion error-prone DNA polymerase V autoproteolytic subunit — translation MQFIPSTESDHLIPLPLFAERVPCGFPSPAQDYVEERLDLNKLVVKHPSATYFVRVSGDSMIGAGISDGDLLVVDRSLTAGHGDIVVAAVAGEFTVKELRTRPVLQLIPHNVHYAPIVFHAEEELQIFGVVTFTLKSNRHVRAC, via the coding sequence ATGCAGTTCATCCCATCGACCGAGAGTGATCACCTCATTCCCCTTCCGCTCTTTGCTGAGCGCGTTCCCTGTGGGTTCCCAAGCCCGGCGCAAGATTATGTCGAAGAGCGGCTTGATTTAAACAAACTGGTGGTTAAACACCCCAGCGCGACTTACTTTGTCAGGGTCAGCGGAGACTCGATGATCGGTGCAGGGATTAGCGATGGTGATTTGCTGGTGGTCGATCGCTCATTAACCGCCGGACATGGTGACATTGTTGTTGCGGCGGTTGCCGGGGAATTCACGGTGAAGGAGTTGCGGACCCGCCCTGTTCTTCAACTCATCCCGCATAATGTTCATTATGCGCCGATTGTTTTCCATGCTGAGGAAGAGTTACAGATCTTCGGCGTCGTGACATTTACATTGAAATCAAACCGACATGTTCGCGCTTGTTGA
- the umuC gene encoding translesion error-prone DNA polymerase V subunit UmuC, producing the protein MFALVDVNNFYASCETLFRPDLQGKPVVVVSNNDGCIISRSCEAKNLGIDMAAPYFKIKDELHRQNVTVFSSNYALYADLSNRVMSTLSEITPAVELYSIDEAFIDLSGVSNCISLEAFGHQIRDQLLKNTGLTTGVGIAPTKTLAKVANYAAKRWVSYGGVVDISSRERQRKLLFRVPIQEVWGVGRRISKKLALMGIENALQLADSSTWVIRKHFNVVLERTVRELRGESCLAFDEFIPTKQQIICSRSFGKRITQYSDMHQAICAYAERAAEKLRAEHQFCQFISVFIRTSPHADNRIYYGNKASVTLMTPTNDTRDIIRAATSSLDQIWREGHRYMKAGVMLADFFSSGVAQLNLFDENRPYANSALLMETIDRLNTSGRGSVWFAGQGIEKNWAMKREMLSPAYTTRYSDLPVVK; encoded by the coding sequence ATGTTCGCGCTTGTTGATGTGAATAACTTCTACGCCTCCTGTGAGACGCTGTTTCGTCCGGATCTTCAGGGGAAACCTGTCGTTGTCGTGTCCAACAACGATGGGTGCATTATTTCGCGATCGTGTGAGGCGAAGAATCTCGGTATAGACATGGCTGCGCCTTACTTCAAGATCAAAGATGAGCTTCATCGTCAGAACGTTACGGTATTTAGCTCAAATTATGCGCTGTATGCCGACCTCAGCAATCGGGTTATGTCGACGCTGTCTGAAATCACCCCCGCCGTTGAGCTTTATTCGATTGATGAAGCTTTTATCGATCTGTCTGGCGTTTCAAACTGTATTTCACTTGAGGCATTCGGCCACCAAATTCGTGATCAGCTCCTGAAAAATACCGGTCTGACAACCGGCGTTGGCATTGCACCAACGAAAACCCTCGCCAAGGTGGCCAATTATGCTGCCAAAAGGTGGGTCAGCTACGGCGGCGTTGTGGATATTTCCTCCCGAGAAAGGCAGCGCAAGCTCCTGTTTCGTGTGCCGATACAGGAGGTCTGGGGCGTGGGACGTCGCATCAGTAAAAAGCTGGCGTTAATGGGCATTGAAAACGCGTTGCAACTTGCCGACAGCTCAACCTGGGTTATCCGTAAACACTTTAATGTTGTGCTGGAACGTACCGTGCGGGAACTGCGCGGTGAATCATGCCTGGCGTTTGATGAATTTATTCCGACTAAGCAGCAAATTATTTGTAGCCGCTCTTTTGGCAAGCGAATCACGCAGTATTCAGATATGCATCAGGCAATATGCGCCTATGCTGAACGCGCGGCGGAGAAGTTACGCGCTGAACATCAATTCTGCCAATTCATCAGCGTTTTTATTCGTACCAGCCCGCATGCGGATAATCGCATTTACTACGGAAACAAGGCATCCGTGACATTGATGACGCCAACCAATGATACGCGCGACATTATTCGTGCTGCGACAAGCTCGCTGGATCAGATATGGCGGGAGGGGCATCGCTATATGAAGGCTGGTGTGATGCTTGCAGATTTTTTCAGCAGCGGCGTTGCCCAACTCAATCTATTCGATGAAAACCGCCCCTATGCGAACAGTGCGCTGCTGATGGAAACCATTGATCGTTTAAATACCTCGGGAAGAGGAAGCGTCTGGTTTGCAGGACAGGGAATTGAAAAAAACTGGGCGATGAAACGCGAAATGCTTTCCCCCGCCTATACCACACGCTATTCCGATCTGCCTGTCGTGAAATAA
- the phbB gene encoding acetoacetyl-CoA reductase translates to MMMSKVALVTGGIRGIGGKISLRFLLEHYQVIAVDTDADRLKEWVEMQRAAGFAKADVIRCDVSDYSQCQDAVSTLLKQYGHIDVLVNNAGITRDATFKKMDKSQWDAVIQVNLNSMFNMTKPVLDNMLANQRGRIINISSINGQKGQFGQTNYSAAKAGVHGFTKALAQEVARKNITVNTISPGYINTEMMQAIPTDVLEAIVAQIPVGRLGEADEIAELALYLASDKAGFITGSNIAINGGQHMY, encoded by the coding sequence ATGATGATGAGTAAAGTTGCGCTTGTAACCGGTGGGATCCGCGGTATTGGTGGAAAAATCAGCCTTCGCTTTCTGCTGGAGCATTACCAGGTTATCGCGGTTGATACAGATGCGGATCGTCTGAAAGAGTGGGTTGAAATGCAGCGCGCAGCAGGGTTTGCCAAAGCCGATGTGATTCGTTGCGACGTCAGCGATTACTCGCAGTGTCAGGACGCGGTCAGCACGCTGCTGAAGCAATATGGTCATATTGATGTTCTGGTGAATAACGCGGGTATTACCCGCGATGCAACCTTTAAAAAAATGGATAAATCGCAATGGGATGCGGTTATTCAGGTCAACCTGAACAGCATGTTCAATATGACCAAACCCGTTCTGGATAACATGCTGGCAAACCAGCGCGGGCGCATCATTAATATATCGTCGATAAATGGTCAGAAAGGACAGTTTGGTCAGACTAATTATTCGGCCGCCAAAGCGGGTGTGCATGGTTTCACGAAAGCGCTGGCGCAGGAGGTAGCGCGTAAAAATATTACCGTTAATACCATATCCCCAGGCTACATCAACACTGAAATGATGCAGGCCATCCCCACCGATGTGCTGGAGGCTATTGTGGCGCAAATTCCCGTTGGTCGCCTCGGCGAAGCCGATGAAATCGCCGAACTGGCCCTGTATCTCGCCAGTGATAAGGCCGGGTTTATTACCGGCTCCAATATCGCCATCAATGGCGGCCAGCATATGTATTAA
- a CDS encoding RHS repeat domain-containing protein — MSTSLFSKTPMVTVLDNRGLIVREVSYHRHPDSPDTTSERTTHHQYNARGFLLQSADPRLYDTGLANFSYLTGLTGNVLRTQGVDNGTSVALNDAAGRSFMTISNIDTADDGTENRNQAVTRTWQYEDASLPGRPISITEQVNGEAGRIAERFVYAGNSDAEKAQNLAGLVVSYYDTAGLIQRDSVALTGVLLCVTRHLLKDADDPNTEVNWQGQDASAWNDVLEAKTYITLTTSDATGAILSTTDAAGHQQRMAYDVAGMMSGSWLTVKGGTEQIIVKSLTYSAAGQKLREEHGNGVVTTYLYEPETQRLVGIKTARPEGHVSGAKVLQDLRYEYDPVGNVLSISNDAEETRFWRNQKVVPENTYSYDSLYQLISATGREMANADQQGSNLPSFIVPLPTDSSAYTCFIRTYRYDNGGNLIQIRHSAPATNHSYTTDITVSDRSNRGVLSTLTTNPSDVDALFTAGGQQKQLLAGQPLVWTSRNELQRVSPVTRDDSADDQESYRYDGGSQRLLKVGIQKTSGSTQTQRVLYLPGLELRSTTNGAAEESLQVIIVGEAGRAQVRVLHWESGKPADIANDQTRYSYDNLVGSSQLELSGEGEIISMEEYYPYGGTALLTARSQAEVNYKTMRYSGKERDATGLYYYGFRYYQPWTGRWLSSDRAGTLDGLNLYRMVRNNPVTLSDKDGLMPRKALDDEEQGSSPSASISGNTEIKNSKRNDRRRRVFSPEEMSQALEALRVNPSEKSEPTPITASPVEESAAEISAISTDEALAQADDVTESSLTAMASNTRRKRGRRVFTEEQKKEAIEKIKQSDFKEPAENVQGEHMESAVALHSVSENSIKAVDEAAAIAPKKPEMILLEGIEMPLASAEAMATNFLKNTVKRKAKHDKGWNLKLSLENIGRAALVGHENNVRDFIDFSQDIAKKINTNAISESEFIDELKFYMQRYKAPTSSQLLH; from the coding sequence ATGAGCACATCTTTATTCAGCAAAACCCCGATGGTCACGGTTCTCGACAACCGTGGCCTGATCGTCCGCGAAGTCTCGTATCATCGTCATCCCGACTCGCCGGACACCACCAGTGAGCGCACCACCCACCACCAGTACAACGCTCGTGGTTTTTTACTGCAGAGCGCAGATCCGCGCCTATACGACACTGGCCTTGCAAACTTCAGCTATCTGACTGGCCTGACCGGAAACGTTCTGCGTACACAGGGTGTTGACAACGGAACGTCCGTGGCGCTGAACGATGCTGCGGGTCGATCGTTTATGACAATCAGCAATATTGACACCGCTGACGATGGTACAGAAAACAGAAATCAGGCCGTGACCCGAACCTGGCAGTACGAGGACGCTTCGTTGCCGGGCCGCCCGATAAGTATCACCGAGCAGGTCAACGGTGAAGCTGGCCGCATTGCAGAGCGCTTTGTCTATGCCGGTAACAGCGATGCGGAGAAGGCGCAGAACCTTGCCGGACTGGTTGTTAGCTATTACGACACCGCAGGTCTTATACAGCGCGACAGCGTTGCTCTGACGGGCGTGCTTCTCTGTGTCACCCGCCATCTGCTGAAAGATGCGGACGACCCGAACACGGAGGTCAACTGGCAAGGTCAGGATGCTTCCGCATGGAACGACGTGCTGGAGGCGAAAACCTATATCACTCTGACAACCTCCGATGCCACCGGGGCAATTTTGTCGACCACCGACGCAGCGGGTCATCAGCAACGTATGGCGTACGATGTGGCTGGAATGATGTCCGGCAGTTGGCTGACAGTGAAAGGTGGCACAGAACAAATTATCGTGAAGTCCCTGACGTACTCTGCGGCGGGTCAGAAGTTGCGTGAGGAGCACGGTAATGGCGTGGTGACGACATACCTTTATGAACCGGAGACGCAGCGCCTGGTCGGGATAAAAACGGCGCGCCCGGAGGGTCATGTTTCCGGTGCGAAAGTGTTGCAGGATCTACGTTATGAATATGATCCAGTGGGCAATGTGCTTAGCATCAGCAACGATGCGGAAGAGACCCGTTTCTGGCGCAATCAGAAAGTCGTACCTGAAAATACCTACAGCTACGATAGCCTGTATCAGCTGATTAGCGCCACCGGGCGTGAGATGGCAAATGCCGATCAGCAGGGCAGTAATTTACCGTCCTTCATTGTTCCCCTTCCGACAGACAGCTCTGCATATACTTGTTTTATCCGCACCTATCGTTATGACAATGGCGGCAACCTGATCCAGATACGCCACAGCGCACCCGCGACGAACCACAGTTACACGACCGATATTACCGTCAGCGATCGCAGTAACCGGGGAGTATTAAGCACACTGACCACTAATCCGTCTGATGTGGATGCCCTGTTCACGGCGGGTGGACAACAGAAACAGCTGCTGGCGGGGCAGCCCCTGGTCTGGACGTCGCGTAACGAGTTACAGAGGGTGAGCCCGGTGACGCGTGACGACAGCGCAGACGATCAGGAAAGCTACCGCTATGACGGCGGTAGCCAGCGGCTCCTGAAAGTCGGCATACAGAAGACCAGCGGTAGTACGCAGACGCAGCGAGTGCTTTACCTGCCGGGGCTGGAGCTGCGAAGTACCACAAACGGCGCTGCAGAAGAAAGCTTGCAGGTGATTATCGTCGGCGAGGCCGGACGGGCGCAGGTGCGTGTGCTGCACTGGGAGAGCGGCAAGCCCGCAGACATCGCGAACGACCAGACACGCTACAGTTACGATAACCTGGTCGGCAGCAGCCAGCTTGAGCTGAGCGGAGAGGGTGAAATCATCAGCATGGAAGAGTATTACCCGTACGGGGGAACCGCTCTCCTGACGGCGCGCAGCCAGGCCGAAGTAAATTACAAAACCATGAGGTACTCCGGCAAAGAGCGTGACGCTACGGGGCTGTATTACTACGGGTTCCGCTACTACCAGCCGTGGACGGGGCGATGGCTGTCCAGCGATCGGGCAGGAACGCTTGATGGGCTGAATCTCTACAGAATGGTCAGAAATAATCCTGTGACCTTGAGCGATAAAGACGGATTAATGCCGCGGAAGGCGCTGGATGACGAAGAGCAAGGATCCAGTCCGTCAGCGTCCATTTCTGGTAATACGGAGATAAAAAACAGTAAAAGAAACGACAGACGACGCAGAGTATTTAGCCCTGAAGAAATGAGCCAGGCGCTGGAAGCCCTGCGCGTGAATCCGTCTGAGAAGAGTGAACCCACACCGATCACCGCTTCTCCGGTGGAAGAGAGCGCAGCGGAAATTTCGGCAATTTCGACGGATGAAGCGCTGGCTCAGGCAGATGACGTAACGGAAAGTAGCCTGACAGCAATGGCCAGCAATACCCGGCGTAAAAGAGGGCGCCGAGTCTTTACCGAAGAGCAAAAAAAGGAAGCAATAGAAAAAATCAAACAAAGCGATTTTAAAGAACCCGCTGAAAATGTTCAGGGGGAGCATATGGAAAGTGCGGTGGCACTTCATTCCGTGTCAGAAAACAGCATCAAAGCCGTTGATGAGGCCGCCGCTATCGCGCCGAAGAAACCAGAGATGATTTTACTGGAAGGGATAGAAATGCCATTGGCCAGCGCCGAGGCAATGGCGACGAATTTTTTAAAAAACACGGTAAAAAGAAAAGCGAAACATGATAAAGGATGGAATCTTAAACTTTCTCTTGAAAATATAGGCAGAGCCGCACTGGTGGGGCATGAAAACAATGTGAGAGATTTTATTGACTTCTCACAGGATATTGCCAAAAAAATTAATACCAATGCGATTTCAGAGAGTGAATTTATTGATGAATTAAAATTTTATATGCAGCGATATAAAGCGCCAACCAGCTCGCAGTTGTTACATTAA